A single window of Pseudomonadota bacterium DNA harbors:
- a CDS encoding 30S ribosomal protein THX: MGRGDKSTRRGKTFSASYGNARPHKSKQAAYKPTAKTATKVATKTTGTAVKKAPVAKKSK, from the coding sequence ATGGGTAGGGGAGATAAGAGCACTCGTCGAGGAAAGACCTTCAGCGCATCGTACGGCAATGCGCGTCCTCACAAGAGCAAGCAGGCAGCTTATAAGCCGACTGCAAAGACAGCTACAAAAGTAGCTACAAAAACAACTGGCACTGCAGTAAAGAAGGCTCCAGTAGCAAAGAAAAGCAAGTAA
- a CDS encoding DUF5658 family protein: MNQVAVKYRYEYSADNCAQRPARPQLAVINGGLASSTQREIFLLGAILATLQILDGILTAIGMASFGTGMEGNVLLRTLMQTIGYLPALILVKGFSLGMVTMLCWQAHNVYWIKTALRGVIAIYIAFAVAPWSYILTLEFLL, from the coding sequence ATGAATCAAGTAGCTGTTAAATACCGGTACGAATATAGCGCAGATAATTGCGCACAACGCCCTGCCAGACCGCAGCTAGCGGTTATTAATGGGGGCCTCGCCTCATCAACTCAGCGCGAGATCTTTCTACTCGGTGCTATTCTTGCAACTCTTCAGATCTTAGACGGAATTCTAACAGCTATCGGCATGGCATCATTCGGTACCGGCATGGAGGGTAATGTACTACTGCGCACCCTTATGCAAACTATAGGTTATCTTCCAGCCCTTATCCTAGTTAAGGGATTCTCACTCGGTATGGTCACCATGCTGTGCTGGCAGGCTCACAACGTTTATTGGATTAAAACCGCATTGCGGGGGGTTATCGCGATCTATATTGCGTTTGCCGTCGCTCCGTGGAGCTACATCCTGACCCTTGAATTCCTATTATAA
- a CDS encoding YicC family protein gives MNAAAVKVSVKSMTGFARVSFGAETLEIDIEVKSVNQRYLEIIFKAPRHYSAIERDVKAIFQQQHRRGRIEISVTRRSKDVGNGSGIEFSLPFDSAVKRYSAACKRYGAHGDSLADFIGELVLRDGMAGEDSDLLSQDETFNLLRIISEASEALVVMRETEGLGLVSDIVQRLSTIESLRSEIGVIMEGAPTRIKERMEERLKVVASDLRLDPERLALEVALLAERVDVSEELARLDIHLAQFRATLKGHLDGIGRKLDFMTQEIGRELNTVASKAQDARVQGFVVDAKVALERIREQVQNVE, from the coding sequence ATGAATGCCGCCGCCGTAAAGGTATCAGTAAAGAGTATGACCGGCTTCGCGCGCGTTTCATTTGGAGCTGAAACGCTCGAGATCGATATCGAGGTTAAGTCCGTAAACCAGCGCTATCTGGAGATTATCTTTAAGGCTCCCAGACACTACTCGGCGATCGAGCGGGACGTTAAAGCTATCTTTCAACAACAGCATAGACGTGGACGTATTGAGATCTCCGTTACTCGACGCAGTAAGGATGTTGGGAACGGATCTGGGATTGAGTTTTCTCTCCCCTTCGATAGCGCTGTAAAGCGCTATTCAGCAGCTTGTAAGCGCTACGGAGCGCACGGCGATAGCTTGGCTGACTTTATCGGTGAACTGGTTCTGCGAGACGGTATGGCGGGTGAGGATAGCGATCTTCTATCCCAAGATGAAACATTTAACCTGTTACGAATTATCTCTGAGGCGAGTGAGGCGCTTGTTGTAATGCGCGAGACCGAGGGGCTCGGCTTGGTCTCTGATATCGTGCAGCGACTCTCTACGATAGAGTCGTTACGGAGCGAGATCGGAGTTATTATGGAGGGTGCTCCGACTAGGATTAAAGAGAGGATGGAGGAGCGGCTTAAAGTAGTAGCTTCTGATCTTAGACTCGATCCGGAGCGGCTAGCGCTTGAGGTGGCGTTATTAGCTGAGCGGGTGGATGTAAGTGAGGAGCTTGCGCGCCTTGATATTCACCTTGCGCAGTTTAGGGCGACCCTTAAGGGGCATCTCGATGGAATCGGACGAAAGCTAGACTTTATGACCCAAGAGATCGGGCGGGAGCTAAATACGGTCGCCTCAAAGGCGCAGGATGCGCGGGTCCAGGGCTTCGTTGTTGATGCCAAGGTTGCGTTAGAGCGAATTAGAGAGCAGGTTCAAAACGTAGAGTAA
- the infA gene encoding translation initiation factor IF-1, with translation MASKDAIELNGVVKECFPNAFRVQCDNGHEVLAHLAGKMRKFYIRVLPGDKVIVEISPYDLSKGRIVKRLVEVRGRGPG, from the coding sequence ATGGCATCAAAGGACGCAATCGAGTTGAACGGAGTTGTTAAGGAGTGCTTTCCCAACGCATTTCGTGTGCAGTGTGATAATGGGCACGAGGTGCTAGCGCACCTTGCTGGCAAGATGCGTAAGTTCTACATCCGCGTTCTGCCTGGTGATAAGGTCATAGTTGAGATCTCACCATACGATCTCTCAAAGGGGCGTATCGTTAAGCGCCTAGTTGAGGTGCGTGGTCGTGGCCCAGGCTAA
- a CDS encoding AarF/UbiB family protein, which translates to MSLSSEMAMQNMIGASQEELTFVEAIRGPYSVASLTAMPDPVATKIVQLVLRGLEYLPKEVLGGRGQTGAHELPHYGRVFVKRYAHGGLLRSITRGRFLCVGPIRSRAEFEMLERVRAVGVNAPKPYVYVTCGSFVYSTWLIMEEIPNTKSLVELSAQDSDGLQDAMKKLSVQLLTLIKNNILHVDLHPGNVLVNEAGAVFIIDFDKARVFSGTQHQLRDLYLTRWRRAVIKHGLSPLLTELMSLTMRSYDD; encoded by the coding sequence ATGTCGTTGAGTAGTGAGATGGCTATGCAAAATATGATCGGGGCTAGTCAGGAGGAGTTAACGTTCGTTGAGGCGATACGTGGACCATACAGTGTAGCGAGTTTAACCGCGATGCCGGATCCGGTCGCAACTAAGATCGTTCAGTTAGTGCTGAGAGGTCTCGAATATCTGCCCAAAGAGGTGCTCGGTGGGCGTGGGCAGACCGGAGCACATGAGCTCCCGCATTACGGACGTGTTTTTGTAAAGCGCTATGCACACGGCGGACTGCTGCGCTCGATAACAAGGGGACGCTTTCTCTGCGTTGGTCCGATCAGATCGCGCGCAGAGTTTGAGATGTTAGAGCGCGTACGCGCAGTGGGGGTTAATGCGCCTAAGCCCTATGTGTATGTGACCTGCGGATCTTTCGTGTACAGCACCTGGCTAATCATGGAGGAGATCCCAAACACTAAATCGCTCGTTGAGCTTAGTGCGCAGGATTCAGACGGCTTGCAAGATGCGATGAAGAAGCTCTCAGTACAGCTCCTGACCCTTATTAAGAACAATATCCTCCACGTAGATCTACATCCGGGTAACGTTCTGGTAAACGAAGCAGGGGCTGTCTTTATCATTGACTTCGATAAGGCCCGAGTTTTTAGCGGCACACAGCATCAATTGCGCGATCTATACCTGACCCGTTGGAGACGGGCGGTTATTAAGCACGGATTATCGCCACTGCTTACTGAGCTAATGTCGCTGACCATGAGGAGTTACGATGACTAG
- a CDS encoding DUF971 domain-containing protein — translation MTHPSPAFPTPTEIRRNATSGLTITWLDGAVTTLSSELLRRECPCAACREVRGDTTHTKPLTGKKRSLAIIDSSLEEELKLQEIWGIGQYALGIRWGDGHETGIYPFNLLLELGQR, via the coding sequence ATGACGCACCCCTCCCCAGCTTTTCCAACTCCAACCGAGATCAGACGAAACGCAACCTCAGGCCTGACAATCACCTGGCTAGACGGAGCCGTTACTACCTTAAGTAGCGAGCTGTTACGCCGCGAGTGCCCCTGTGCGGCCTGCAGAGAGGTGCGCGGCGATACGACACATACCAAACCGCTGACGGGCAAGAAGCGCTCTCTTGCTATCATTGATAGTAGTCTTGAGGAGGAGTTAAAGCTGCAAGAGATCTGGGGGATTGGCCAATACGCGCTAGGGATACGTTGGGGTGATGGTCACGAGACCGGTATCTATCCCTTCAATCTACTGTTGGAACTAGGACAACGCTAG
- the ndk gene encoding nucleoside-diphosphate kinase, translated as MSMQRTLSIIKPDATARNLVGKILAHFEEAGLTIVTAKMMTLTPEQSGEFYIIHKERPFYGELIDYMCSGRVLVSILEGEDAVNLNRKLMGATDPKKADAGTIRNLYAESIAANAVHGSDSLENAATEIKLFFPELS; from the coding sequence ATGTCAATGCAACGTACCCTCTCTATCATCAAACCAGATGCAACTGCCCGTAACCTCGTTGGTAAGATCCTTGCCCATTTTGAGGAGGCTGGCCTTACTATCGTTACGGCGAAGATGATGACCCTAACCCCGGAGCAGTCCGGAGAGTTCTATATTATTCACAAGGAGCGGCCTTTCTACGGAGAGCTGATCGACTATATGTGCTCCGGTCGGGTGCTCGTATCGATACTTGAGGGTGAGGACGCTGTTAACCTAAATAGAAAGCTGATGGGTGCTACGGATCCTAAGAAGGCCGATGCTGGAACTATCCGTAATCTTTATGCTGAGAGCATAGCTGCAAATGCAGTGCACGGTTCAGATAGCCTTGAGAACGCAGCAACTGAGATTAAGCTTTTCTTTCCCGAGCTTAGTTAG
- the gmk gene encoding guanylate kinase, protein MQRQLIRKGILFVLMGPTGSGKSTFCGRLIKENPETMQYSISATTRAPRASEVQGKSYHFMSREEFIERRTKGEFFEWEENHGNLYGTLRASLEDGINAGKDLLFQIDIRGALNFKQNFPQNTVTIFIIPPTFADLQKRLQGRGTVDPLELERRFATAKGEYGALLSLGGDTGKIDYLVVNNELDQTYEAIYSIVLAERSRYHRMERSSVEQFCDISA, encoded by the coding sequence ATGCAGCGACAGTTAATTAGAAAGGGGATACTTTTTGTTTTAATGGGACCAACCGGTTCCGGTAAGTCAACCTTTTGTGGAAGGCTGATTAAAGAGAATCCTGAGACGATGCAGTATTCGATCTCCGCAACAACCCGTGCCCCACGAGCCAGCGAGGTGCAGGGCAAGAGCTATCACTTTATGTCTCGTGAGGAGTTTATCGAGCGCCGCACAAAGGGCGAGTTCTTTGAGTGGGAGGAGAATCACGGTAACCTTTACGGCACTCTACGCGCTAGCCTTGAAGATGGTATTAATGCCGGCAAAGATCTCCTCTTTCAGATCGATATTCGGGGCGCGTTGAATTTCAAGCAAAACTTTCCGCAAAATACCGTCACAATTTTCATTATTCCACCCACCTTTGCGGACCTTCAGAAACGTTTGCAGGGGCGCGGTACCGTTGATCCGCTCGAACTAGAGAGGCGCTTTGCAACGGCCAAGGGTGAATACGGGGCCTTGCTTAGCTTAGGGGGTGACACAGGTAAGATCGATTATCTGGTAGTTAATAACGAGCTAGACCAGACATACGAGGCGATCTATTCGATAGTGCTTGCGGAGCGTTCCCGCTATCATCGTATGGAACGTTCGTCGGTGGAGCAGTTTTGTGATATTTCAGCTTAG
- a CDS encoding PfkB family carbohydrate kinase gives MLGNKKDLLATLDRIVSTPILVVGDLILDRYIWGKVERISPEAPVPVVEVQRTEDRLGGAGNVVRNLATIGAKPTVCGIVGSDEDAQAMLRLFAEIGADVRGVIVDDSRPTVLKTRVIAHTQQIVRIDRERCNGESPQVNERISAAIESSIDGAKAVILSDYGKGTVSSHVLATLHRAYEQHRLGLSVRPLFVDPHPRNYDNYRRMSVAKPNRKEAEIASGRSISSVEDAFKAADILMERWNSEMMVITLGEDGMIVQQAGGQAGVHLETMAQEVFDVSGAGDTVTAVFCAALATGASPVIAGVLANIAAGIVVSEVGTVAIDIERLRNEVSRFGAI, from the coding sequence ATGCTCGGAAATAAGAAAGATCTACTAGCGACCCTCGATCGTATCGTCTCTACCCCCATACTGGTGGTGGGTGACCTGATCCTGGATAGATATATCTGGGGTAAGGTAGAGCGCATCTCGCCCGAGGCCCCGGTGCCGGTGGTTGAGGTACAGAGAACCGAGGACCGACTCGGCGGTGCGGGCAACGTGGTTAGAAACCTCGCTACCATCGGGGCAAAGCCTACCGTCTGCGGAATCGTTGGAAGTGATGAGGATGCGCAAGCCATGCTGCGGCTCTTCGCCGAGATCGGAGCGGACGTTAGAGGAGTTATAGTTGATGACTCGCGACCGACCGTACTTAAGACCCGCGTTATAGCTCACACACAACAGATTGTGCGTATCGATCGAGAGAGGTGTAACGGCGAGTCCCCGCAGGTAAATGAGCGAATTTCAGCAGCTATTGAGAGCTCAATAGATGGAGCAAAGGCCGTAATCCTCTCCGATTACGGCAAGGGCACCGTTTCTTCTCATGTGCTCGCAACGCTTCACCGTGCTTATGAGCAGCACAGACTTGGGCTATCAGTCAGGCCGCTCTTCGTTGATCCGCATCCCCGTAACTACGATAACTATCGTCGTATGAGTGTTGCAAAGCCGAATCGCAAGGAGGCTGAGATCGCCTCCGGTCGTAGTATCTCAAGCGTTGAGGATGCCTTTAAGGCCGCAGATATTTTGATGGAGCGCTGGAACTCTGAGATGATGGTAATTACGCTCGGCGAGGACGGTATGATAGTCCAACAGGCCGGAGGTCAAGCCGGGGTTCATCTTGAGACTATGGCGCAAGAGGTCTTCGACGTGAGCGGGGCAGGGGATACCGTCACGGCCGTATTCTGTGCCGCGCTAGCTACCGGAGCATCGCCGGTTATTGCGGGTGTGCTAGCAAATATCGCAGCCGGTATCGTTGTCTCTGAGGTCGGCACAGTGGCAATTGATATCGAGCGGTTGCGCAACGAAGTTTCACGATTTGGAGCCATCTAA
- a CDS encoding glycosyltransferase family 9 protein gives MASNILLIPKGFLGDILLLTPTIEALKLSDPEVRISVLCSDKLAEFVQRDPYVDETIVLDRTVEGAGWSGLKRFAARLKERRFDRVYSFHNSPRTALMLFLARIPERVGYSGAWLSFLYTRRVTKTPKQHEVIRNLELVRADLISSIQAQVDKEARMGPAHVSSFATLRLPAQDEARVSQRVREIYHDVTPYVVLAPGSAWETKRWYAEGFREVAEGFIARGIRVVLSGAESDRKRCLEIAEGLSVINLCGESSLEELTALIRRAGCLVCNDSMTLHLASAQQVPSVVVFCATSPKFGFGPWKNRATILEKQDLFCKPCRRHGSRRCPTGTNACMTGVPGGEVLSAALALMGLSKGAVLRERLHVVE, from the coding sequence GTGGCGAGTAATATTCTCTTAATTCCAAAGGGATTTCTTGGCGATATACTACTGCTGACGCCCACTATTGAGGCGCTCAAGTTGAGCGACCCCGAGGTGCGTATCTCAGTTCTCTGTTCAGATAAATTAGCTGAATTTGTGCAGCGCGATCCATACGTCGATGAAACTATCGTGCTAGATCGAACCGTTGAGGGTGCTGGCTGGAGCGGGCTAAAGCGTTTTGCAGCACGTCTTAAGGAGCGGCGTTTCGATCGGGTCTACTCGTTTCATAATTCTCCCAGAACGGCGCTGATGTTGTTTTTGGCTAGAATTCCAGAGCGCGTCGGCTACAGCGGAGCGTGGCTAAGTTTTCTCTACACCAGACGGGTTACCAAGACACCCAAGCAGCACGAGGTTATCCGTAACCTGGAGCTGGTACGAGCCGATCTTATATCATCAATTCAAGCGCAGGTTGATAAGGAGGCGCGCATGGGGCCCGCGCACGTATCGAGCTTCGCTACGCTAAGGCTTCCAGCGCAGGATGAAGCGCGGGTATCACAACGGGTACGCGAGATCTATCACGATGTAACCCCCTATGTGGTGCTTGCACCGGGCAGCGCCTGGGAGACCAAGCGTTGGTACGCTGAGGGGTTTAGAGAGGTTGCAGAGGGGTTTATTGCGCGCGGCATTCGGGTTGTTTTAAGCGGGGCTGAGAGCGATCGAAAGCGATGCCTTGAGATTGCAGAGGGCCTCTCAGTTATAAACCTATGCGGAGAAAGCTCGCTAGAGGAGCTGACCGCACTTATACGGCGAGCAGGCTGCCTTGTATGCAACGACAGTATGACGCTGCATCTAGCCTCTGCTCAACAGGTCCCAAGTGTTGTAGTGTTCTGTGCAACCTCGCCCAAGTTTGGTTTCGGTCCATGGAAAAACCGCGCGACGATCCTTGAAAAACAGGATCTATTCTGTAAGCCGTGTCGTAGGCACGGCTCAAGGCGCTGTCCAACCGGAACGAACGCATGTATGACGGGTGTGCCTGGAGGTGAGGTATTATCAGCAGCACTTGCTTTAATGGGATTAAGTAAGGGTGCTGTATTGAGGGAGAGATTACATGTCGTTGAGTAG
- a CDS encoding glycosyltransferase family 9 protein encodes MTRATAAQAPRNVLIVLMGSLGDVVRGLALVDACKAAWSECSITWLVEPACAGIVRLHPRIDRVVVFERSRGLAGVLNLRRELRREHFDVTLDLQRHLKSGIFSWLSGAKRRVGFNPKDTKECNWLFNTEFIAESAESIPKVEHYLKFLGVLGIPVPEQLSSGLEHITLANITADWKGELSEPYLGLVLGSSWDSKDWPEEGYAGLLGALEAEGLRSVVLLGDRSKVEMAARLEASATALKIVNLAGKTTLKELVGVLQGARVCVGPDSGPAHICGAVGTRHITLFGPTPMIRNAPRGSEELSLSSLVGCSPCKRRTCPGLNKVCMRLISPESVLQRIGDVISEKRP; translated from the coding sequence ATGACTAGAGCGACAGCCGCACAGGCTCCCCGTAACGTTCTTATCGTTCTGATGGGATCGTTGGGCGATGTCGTGCGGGGGCTAGCTCTTGTAGATGCTTGCAAAGCCGCATGGAGTGAATGTTCAATCACCTGGCTTGTGGAGCCGGCCTGCGCCGGTATCGTTAGGCTCCATCCCAGGATAGATCGAGTAGTTGTGTTTGAGAGGAGTAGGGGGCTTGCAGGGGTACTTAATCTCAGACGCGAGCTCAGAAGGGAGCATTTCGACGTAACCCTTGATCTGCAACGTCATTTAAAGAGCGGAATATTCTCGTGGCTCTCTGGCGCTAAAAGAAGGGTAGGGTTTAATCCAAAGGATACGAAGGAGTGCAACTGGCTCTTTAATACCGAATTTATTGCTGAGAGCGCCGAAAGTATCCCGAAGGTCGAGCACTACCTGAAATTTCTAGGCGTACTCGGTATCCCTGTTCCGGAACAGCTTTCAAGCGGACTGGAACATATCACCCTGGCAAATATCACTGCAGATTGGAAAGGGGAGCTCTCAGAACCCTACCTTGGCCTAGTGTTGGGCTCCTCATGGGATTCTAAGGATTGGCCAGAGGAGGGTTATGCAGGGCTGCTGGGCGCGCTTGAGGCAGAGGGCCTGCGCAGCGTTGTTCTATTGGGGGACCGCTCCAAGGTGGAGATGGCAGCGCGGCTTGAGGCTAGTGCGACTGCACTCAAGATCGTTAATCTTGCAGGAAAAACTACCCTTAAGGAGTTAGTTGGTGTGCTGCAGGGTGCGCGGGTATGTGTTGGCCCCGATTCCGGTCCGGCGCATATCTGCGGAGCCGTCGGTACACGCCATATAACCCTTTTCGGGCCGACCCCGATGATTAGGAACGCTCCACGGGGGAGCGAGGAGCTCTCGCTCTCATCATTAGTAGGGTGCTCCCCATGCAAGCGCCGCACCTGTCCGGGGCTCAATAAGGTCTGTATGAGGCTGATTAGCCCAGAGAGCGTTCTGCAGCGGATCGGGGATGTTATAAGCGAAAAGCGGCCCTAA
- the coaD gene encoding pantetheine-phosphate adenylyltransferase — protein MAKSNSRKDSARATAISADISTVVFPGSFDPLTNGHVDIIERSSEIFSKVIVAVLFNPSKDSLFTEQERVALITKQFVKYKGRVSVVSFSGLLVEFVQSTASRVVIRGLRAISDFDYEAQMALVNRKLAPGIETFFLTAREEHSYISSTVVKQVAMLGGDVSNMVPKVVSKALEAKHRERKRLQGLSR, from the coding sequence ATGGCAAAATCTAATAGTCGAAAAGATTCAGCGCGTGCTACTGCTATTTCAGCAGATATTTCTACAGTGGTCTTTCCCGGATCCTTCGATCCGTTAACCAACGGACATGTTGATATAATCGAGCGCTCAAGCGAGATCTTTAGCAAGGTTATAGTGGCCGTTCTCTTTAACCCCTCCAAGGACTCCCTTTTTACAGAGCAGGAGCGGGTAGCGCTGATTACCAAGCAGTTCGTCAAGTATAAGGGCAGGGTCTCGGTTGTAAGCTTCTCGGGATTGCTCGTAGAGTTCGTACAGAGCACAGCAAGTCGGGTGGTTATCCGTGGCCTAAGGGCTATCTCAGACTTCGATTACGAAGCACAGATGGCGCTCGTTAATCGCAAGCTTGCCCCAGGTATAGAGACCTTCTTTCTTACCGCGCGGGAGGAGCACTCCTACATCAGCTCTACGGTCGTTAAACAGGTCGCCATGCTGGGCGGGGATGTTTCAAATATGGTTCCAAAGGTGGTCAGCAAGGCACTTGAGGCAAAGCATCGCGAGAGAAAGCGGCTGCAGGGGCTCTCCAGGTAG
- the rlmN gene encoding 23S rRNA (adenine(2503)-C(2))-methyltransferase RlmN: MSEPTITSEPTKSELKDFFNYSYAELVELLDLEFGATKFRATQLFEWVYRKGVTDIQEMTNISRELRERLSQVFVFPKARIHDRQISSDGTRKYLFEVEGGDLVESVMIKQPNRMTLCLSSQVGCAMACTFCRTGTMGLKRSLSTSEILRQVNGVLEDAKNYGDSFQNIVFMGMGEPLHNFDGVTRAVRNLTDPLGYGMSPRKVTVSTVGLVPAIRKLAASGVSVSLAVSLNATTDEVRSRIMPINHRFPISELLAAVKDFPVGPRKKVTIEYVMLGGVNDTNDDMKRLAKLMRGLPVKVNLIPYNENAGLGYLSPSREWVFAWQRYLNSQGLQTFIRWSKGADIGAACGQLATESKRPSRLVVLDEQQVAA; the protein is encoded by the coding sequence GTGTCGGAACCAACCATTACATCCGAGCCAACTAAATCCGAGCTAAAGGATTTCTTTAACTATAGCTATGCCGAGCTGGTGGAGCTCCTCGATCTGGAGTTCGGAGCCACTAAGTTTCGCGCTACACAGCTCTTTGAGTGGGTATATCGTAAAGGAGTTACCGACATTCAAGAGATGACTAACATTAGTCGTGAGTTGCGTGAGCGTCTCTCGCAGGTGTTCGTTTTTCCTAAGGCGCGGATACATGATCGCCAGATTAGCTCGGATGGAACCCGTAAGTACCTCTTTGAGGTAGAGGGGGGAGATCTGGTCGAGTCGGTTATGATAAAGCAACCGAATCGCATGACCTTGTGTTTATCTTCTCAGGTAGGGTGCGCGATGGCGTGTACCTTTTGTCGCACCGGCACGATGGGGCTTAAACGGAGCCTCTCGACCTCAGAGATCCTGCGGCAGGTGAACGGAGTTCTTGAGGATGCCAAGAACTACGGAGATTCGTTCCAGAATATCGTATTTATGGGCATGGGAGAGCCGCTGCATAACTTCGATGGAGTAACCCGCGCTGTGCGTAACCTGACCGACCCGCTCGGATACGGCATGTCTCCACGCAAGGTTACGGTATCAACGGTTGGGCTCGTTCCGGCCATTAGAAAGTTGGCAGCTAGTGGAGTCTCGGTCAGTTTGGCGGTATCGCTCAACGCAACAACCGATGAGGTGCGTTCACGGATCATGCCGATTAATCACCGATTCCCGATTAGTGAGTTGTTGGCCGCAGTAAAGGACTTCCCAGTTGGGCCACGCAAGAAGGTCACGATTGAGTACGTGATGCTCGGCGGTGTGAACGATACCAACGACGATATGAAGCGACTCGCCAAGTTAATGCGCGGATTGCCGGTCAAGGTGAACCTTATTCCGTACAACGAGAACGCCGGACTCGGATATCTTTCGCCAAGCCGTGAGTGGGTCTTCGCTTGGCAGCGTTATCTTAACTCACAGGGGCTGCAGACCTTTATTCGCTGGTCAAAGGGGGCTGATATCGGGGCGGCGTGTGGGCAGTTGGCGACAGAATCAAAGCGGCCATCGCGCCTTGTGGTGCTAGATGAGCAACAGGTAGCAGCGTAA
- a CDS encoding Rrf2 family transcriptional regulator, translating to MRITKWGECGILCSLYLAQHYKEGSIGAAEIAKSQGLDLQYTQQILQRLRKGAIIDSMRGPHGGYSLVRPPEEITLKDILYAAEGDTFQIICDYAPIHPTTESPGCCSTQENCSLHTVWQELRSAIDTLLEQRTLAYLMKLKSPQSALIQLSGRQEGVLK from the coding sequence ATGCGCATTACTAAGTGGGGAGAGTGCGGAATTCTATGTTCGCTATACCTCGCACAACACTATAAGGAAGGCTCTATTGGAGCGGCTGAGATCGCAAAGAGCCAGGGTTTAGATCTACAGTACACTCAACAGATCTTACAACGGCTGCGCAAGGGCGCAATTATCGACAGCATGCGCGGTCCGCACGGCGGCTACAGCCTAGTGCGTCCCCCTGAGGAGATAACCTTAAAAGATATCCTCTATGCAGCAGAGGGCGATACCTTTCAAATTATCTGCGACTACGCCCCTATTCACCCAACTACAGAGAGCCCCGGTTGTTGCTCAACCCAGGAAAACTGCAGCCTACATACGGTATGGCAGGAGCTGCGCAGCGCAATAGACACGCTACTTGAACAGAGAACGCTTGCTTATCTGATGAAGTTAAAATCTCCCCAGAGCGCTCTAATTCAACTTAGCGGCCGGCAGGAAGGCGTACTTAAATAA